A genomic region of Mycolicibacterium poriferae contains the following coding sequences:
- a CDS encoding CaiB/BaiF CoA transferase family protein, whose amino-acid sequence MASPPAGPLDGIRVLEVGTLISGPFAGRLLGDMGAEVIKIEPPGAPDPLRTWGQAELNGHHFFWTVHARNKKAVTLDLRVPRGRELFLELVEKSDIVVENFRPGTLEKWGLGYDVLRERNGGIILVRVSGYGQTGPDAHKAGYASVAEAASGLRHMNGFPGGPPPRLALSLGDSLAGMFAAQGALAALYRRTVTGHGQVVDAALTEACLAVQESTIPDYDVGGVVRGPSGTRLEGIAPSNIYPTADGSWVVIAANQDTVFRRLCQAMGQPELATDERFADHVARGRNQDELDKIIGAWAGSREPGDIIATLSEAGVIAGPINTVAEVVEDPQLQARGMIADHWDERIGRNVKGPGVIPVLTETPGTIRRAGSAHPGQHNDEIIGALLGHTEAELHQLRTEGVL is encoded by the coding sequence ATGGCGTCGCCGCCGGCCGGTCCGCTCGACGGGATCCGGGTCCTCGAGGTCGGCACCCTGATCTCGGGACCGTTCGCCGGCCGCCTGCTCGGCGACATGGGCGCCGAGGTCATCAAGATCGAGCCGCCGGGGGCGCCGGATCCGTTGCGCACCTGGGGTCAGGCCGAACTGAACGGTCATCATTTCTTCTGGACTGTGCACGCGCGCAACAAGAAGGCGGTCACGCTCGACCTTCGGGTCCCCCGCGGCCGGGAGCTGTTCCTCGAACTGGTCGAGAAATCCGACATCGTCGTCGAGAACTTCCGGCCGGGAACGCTGGAGAAATGGGGCCTGGGTTACGACGTGCTGCGCGAACGCAACGGCGGCATCATCCTGGTCCGGGTGTCCGGGTACGGCCAGACCGGACCCGACGCGCACAAGGCCGGCTACGCCTCGGTCGCCGAGGCGGCCAGCGGCTTGCGCCACATGAACGGCTTCCCCGGCGGGCCGCCGCCACGGCTGGCACTGTCCCTGGGTGACAGTCTCGCCGGAATGTTCGCTGCGCAGGGCGCTTTGGCGGCGTTGTACCGGCGCACGGTGACCGGCCACGGGCAGGTGGTCGACGCGGCTTTGACCGAAGCATGCCTGGCCGTGCAGGAATCGACCATCCCCGATTACGACGTCGGCGGCGTCGTGCGGGGACCGTCGGGCACGCGGCTGGAAGGTATCGCCCCGTCGAACATCTACCCCACCGCGGACGGTAGCTGGGTGGTGATCGCCGCCAACCAGGACACCGTCTTCCGCCGCCTGTGCCAGGCGATGGGACAGCCCGAGCTCGCCACCGACGAGCGGTTCGCCGACCATGTCGCGCGCGGGCGCAACCAGGACGAACTGGACAAGATCATCGGCGCCTGGGCCGGCAGCCGGGAACCGGGCGACATCATCGCCACGCTGTCGGAGGCCGGCGTGATCGCCGGACCGATCAACACCGTCGCTGAGGTGGTCGAAGATCCCCAACTGCAGGCCCGCGGCATGATCGCCGACCACTGGGACGAACGCATCGGTCGGAACGTCAAGGGTCCCGGCGTCATACCGGTGTTGACCGAGACGCCCGGCACGATCCGCCGAGCCGGCTCGGCTCATCCCGGCCAGCACAACGACGAGATCATCGGTGCTCTGCTCGGCCACACCGAGGCGGAGTTGCACCAGCTGCGAACGGAGGGCGTGCTGTGA
- a CDS encoding alpha/beta hydrolase family protein — translation MGATTTERPAPAKHDYDRIPYLVAYQNNSAVRDVYGGIAELVVLESYLLKPRHRASDTVLVFMHPIGGGAYLPMINALARAGHHVIYCNSRFRGTDSALLMEKVVEDLGECIRDAKERLGYTKVVLAGWSGGGSLSAFYQQQAQRPTVTASPSGDGPDLTQLGLIPADGIMLLAAHISRHGTMTEWLDASILDESDPTRRDPELDLYDPANPNQPPYTAEFLERYRSAQIARNRRITRWVKDKLAELRAAGRPQDEFAFVVHGTMADPRWLDPLVDPNERTPGTCYLGDPRVVNMSPVGLARFCTLRSWLSQWSYDDAHGDAVKCGPDISVPALVIGNLADDACTPSHTRRIFEAIGHADKEMFEIPGANHYYAGADQRDKLREAVGIVTDWLVRHQFARPQ, via the coding sequence ATGGGCGCCACCACCACCGAGCGTCCCGCTCCGGCCAAACACGATTACGACCGGATCCCGTATCTGGTTGCCTATCAGAACAACTCAGCGGTACGCGACGTCTACGGCGGCATCGCCGAGCTGGTGGTGCTGGAGAGCTATCTGCTCAAACCCCGGCACCGCGCGTCGGACACCGTGCTGGTGTTCATGCACCCGATCGGAGGCGGCGCGTACCTGCCCATGATCAACGCGCTCGCCCGCGCCGGACACCACGTCATCTACTGCAACAGCCGGTTCCGGGGCACCGACTCCGCGTTGCTGATGGAGAAAGTGGTCGAAGACCTCGGCGAATGCATCAGGGACGCCAAGGAACGCCTGGGCTACACCAAGGTCGTTCTCGCCGGGTGGAGCGGCGGCGGCTCGCTGTCGGCGTTCTACCAGCAGCAGGCACAGCGGCCCACCGTCACGGCCAGCCCGTCGGGCGACGGCCCCGACCTGACGCAACTCGGTCTCATCCCCGCCGACGGGATCATGCTGCTCGCCGCGCACATCAGCAGACACGGAACCATGACCGAGTGGTTGGATGCGTCGATCCTCGACGAGTCCGATCCCACCAGGCGCGACCCGGAGCTGGACCTGTACGACCCGGCCAACCCCAACCAGCCGCCCTACACGGCGGAGTTCCTGGAGCGCTACCGCTCCGCCCAGATCGCGCGCAACCGGCGGATCACCCGGTGGGTGAAGGACAAACTGGCCGAGCTGCGGGCAGCCGGCCGCCCGCAGGACGAGTTCGCGTTCGTCGTGCACGGCACGATGGCTGATCCCCGCTGGCTGGATCCGCTGGTCGATCCCAACGAACGCACACCGGGGACCTGCTATCTGGGCGATCCTCGAGTGGTGAACATGAGTCCGGTCGGCCTCGCCAGATTCTGCACGTTGCGTAGTTGGCTCTCGCAGTGGAGCTACGACGACGCCCACGGCGACGCCGTCAAGTGCGGCCCCGACATCTCCGTTCCGGCGCTGGTGATCGGCAACCTCGCCGACGATGCCTGCACACCCAGCCACACCCGCCGGATCTTCGAGGCGATCGGCCACGCCGACAAGGAGATGTTCGAGATCCCCGGCGCGAACCACTATTACGCCGGCGCCGACCAGCGCGACAAGCTGCGCGAAGCGGTCGGCATCGTCACCGACTGGCTGGTGCGCCACCAGTTCGCGAGGCCGCAGTGA
- a CDS encoding homogentisate 1,2-dioxygenase, which translates to MESFVHLRKGKTPRRLHADLDGLKDDELGRGGFTGRTANLYRRHDPTAYRTVGPLRPLDVLSSELKPSDATDAHGAPLLMFSNADCQVLLSRRSEAMPFFVRHIDGDLLTFVHEGTGRLETEFGPLDYRKGDWIYLPKACTWRHVPAEPSTWLMIQATDEFRVPPPGHLGRHFPFDPSQAVLPEPRPCEDGDGPHVDGEYEVRLRHSPVDGVDTTTLYYRHHPLDVEGWRGDNFAFTFNIDDYNVVTSDSVHLPPTVHLFMQATGVYVMNFLPKPAEGVPGTERTPWYHRNVDFDEIAFFHGGSLYGIPMPPGLVSHAPQGVHHGAPEKARERARRKFDEFDSVDWQVIAIDTRRRLIPSAEILANDLGQHA; encoded by the coding sequence ATGGAATCGTTCGTTCACCTGCGCAAGGGGAAGACACCCCGGCGCCTGCACGCCGACCTCGACGGTCTCAAGGACGACGAACTCGGCCGCGGTGGCTTCACCGGACGCACCGCCAACCTGTACCGCCGCCATGATCCGACCGCGTACCGCACCGTGGGGCCGCTGCGACCACTCGACGTGCTGTCCAGTGAGCTGAAGCCCTCCGACGCCACCGACGCGCACGGCGCGCCCCTGCTGATGTTCTCCAACGCCGACTGTCAGGTGCTGCTGTCGCGGCGCTCCGAAGCCATGCCGTTCTTCGTCCGTCACATCGACGGCGACCTGCTGACCTTCGTCCACGAGGGCACCGGTCGCCTCGAGACGGAGTTCGGACCGCTGGACTACCGCAAGGGCGACTGGATCTACCTGCCCAAGGCGTGCACCTGGCGTCACGTTCCCGCCGAACCCTCGACGTGGCTGATGATCCAGGCGACTGACGAGTTCCGGGTGCCGCCCCCCGGACACCTCGGACGCCACTTCCCCTTCGACCCGTCCCAGGCGGTTCTACCCGAGCCGCGCCCCTGCGAGGACGGCGACGGACCGCATGTCGACGGCGAGTACGAAGTCCGGCTGAGGCACTCCCCCGTCGACGGTGTGGACACGACGACGCTGTACTACCGGCACCATCCCCTCGACGTCGAAGGATGGCGGGGCGACAACTTCGCGTTCACGTTCAACATCGACGACTACAACGTCGTGACCTCCGACAGCGTGCACCTGCCGCCGACGGTGCACCTGTTCATGCAGGCCACCGGTGTGTACGTGATGAACTTCCTGCCCAAACCCGCCGAAGGTGTGCCCGGCACCGAGCGCACTCCGTGGTATCACCGCAACGTGGATTTCGACGAGATCGCGTTCTTCCACGGCGGCTCGCTCTACGGCATCCCGATGCCACCGGGACTGGTGTCCCATGCCCCGCAGGGCGTCCACCACGGCGCCCCGGAGAAGGCGCGGGAACGGGCCCGCCGCAAGTTCGACGAGTTCGACTCCGTGGATTGGCAGGTGATCGCCATCGACACCCGTCGCCGCCTGATCCCGTCAGCGGAGATCCTGGCCAACGACCTGGGGCAGCACGCATGA
- a CDS encoding nitroreductase/quinone reductase family protein, which translates to MADTARDRITRFFQKNVANRVMRRMPFQTLLETTGRKSGEPRRTPVGGRRVDDSFWFVSEFGEKSHYVRNIMADPRVRVRINGRWHRGTAHLLPDDDTEARLRELPQFNSIGVRTFGTNHLTVRVDLVD; encoded by the coding sequence ATGGCCGACACCGCCCGGGACCGCATCACCCGGTTCTTCCAGAAGAACGTCGCCAATCGGGTGATGAGGCGAATGCCGTTCCAGACACTGCTCGAGACGACGGGGCGCAAATCCGGCGAGCCGCGCAGGACTCCGGTCGGCGGACGGCGCGTCGACGATTCCTTCTGGTTCGTCTCCGAATTCGGCGAGAAATCGCATTACGTCCGCAACATCATGGCCGACCCCAGGGTGCGGGTGCGGATCAACGGGCGCTGGCACCGCGGCACGGCACACCTGCTGCCCGACGACGACACCGAAGCGCGCCTGCGTGAGTTGCCGCAGTTCAACAGCATCGGGGTGCGCACCTTCGGCACCAACCACCTCACCGTCCGCGTCGACCTCGTGGACTGA
- a CDS encoding acyl-CoA dehydrogenase family protein — protein sequence MFASLTCAPITPDFVTRLAERAAEGERLRRLPPGTVSDPAVTAFVELLVPARYGGAQAPFREILEPVRQMAHGCASSAWTIGFYALHNWMLALFSEQAQAEAFATRPFLAPAPLAPTGRGTACDGGIRLTGRWSWATGVMDGNWIMVGVLREHSDGVRPVLALLPMADARIEDVWHTDGMRATGSNDVVIDDAFVPEHRVVSVADIYSGAAPGAAVHDCPTYRWPMVPALALLAAMPALGSAERAAEIYAERLAERFLAYEGVMQKEKPIAATHLGQAQVRLRALRALVTDTVARIDELVDAGEPVARAVRGEARLAAAHVVHESRSVIADLLGASGASAHFLDNPLQRIKRDVDVIAGHVVFDYDTSRELAGALALGVPIARTAMV from the coding sequence ATGTTCGCGTCGCTCACGTGCGCTCCCATCACCCCGGATTTCGTCACCCGCCTGGCCGAACGGGCCGCTGAGGGCGAACGGCTTCGGCGACTGCCGCCCGGCACGGTGTCCGACCCCGCTGTCACCGCCTTCGTCGAGCTCCTGGTTCCCGCGCGCTACGGGGGCGCCCAAGCGCCGTTTCGGGAGATCCTGGAACCCGTCCGCCAGATGGCACACGGGTGCGCCTCGAGCGCATGGACGATCGGGTTCTATGCCCTGCACAACTGGATGCTGGCCCTGTTCAGCGAGCAGGCGCAGGCGGAGGCCTTCGCGACACGGCCGTTCCTCGCACCCGCCCCGCTGGCCCCGACCGGTCGCGGTACCGCGTGCGATGGCGGCATCCGGTTGACCGGGCGGTGGTCGTGGGCGACGGGTGTTATGGACGGCAACTGGATCATGGTGGGCGTGCTGCGCGAGCACTCCGACGGCGTCCGGCCTGTCCTGGCACTGCTGCCGATGGCCGACGCGCGCATCGAGGATGTCTGGCACACCGACGGCATGCGAGCGACGGGCTCGAACGACGTCGTGATCGACGACGCATTCGTGCCCGAACACCGCGTCGTCTCGGTGGCCGACATCTACTCCGGCGCGGCCCCCGGGGCCGCGGTACACGACTGCCCGACCTACCGCTGGCCCATGGTGCCGGCGCTGGCCCTGCTGGCCGCGATGCCCGCACTGGGCAGCGCCGAGCGCGCCGCCGAGATCTATGCCGAACGTCTCGCCGAACGGTTCCTGGCCTATGAGGGCGTCATGCAGAAGGAAAAGCCGATCGCCGCCACCCATCTCGGGCAGGCGCAGGTGCGGCTGCGAGCGTTGCGCGCGCTCGTCACCGACACCGTCGCGCGTATCGACGAGCTCGTCGACGCGGGCGAGCCGGTCGCACGTGCGGTGCGTGGCGAGGCCAGGCTCGCGGCGGCCCACGTGGTGCACGAATCACGGTCCGTGATCGCCGATCTTCTCGGAGCGTCCGGGGCGAGCGCTCATTTCCTGGACAATCCGTTGCAGCGCATCAAACGCGACGTCGACGTGATCGCCGGGCACGTGGTTTTCGACTATGACACCAGCCGAGAGCTTGCCGGGGCGTTGGCGCTGGGTGTGCCGATTGCACGTACTGCCATGGTCTGA
- a CDS encoding TetR/AcrR family transcriptional regulator — MASSPSNSGRLSVDDWIQAGFSILAEEGLEALKIDRLCARLGVTKGSFYWHFKDMASYRAAVVQAWAELRDRDRSDFGALADLAPRERLSRMMASLTGVRQWNLERAMREWARTDRAAADSVHAADQRVLTAVRQAFVDAGFSAADADLRANATFAAGIGFLHIFAAPPDERLTDQRQRFLNLMLTQ; from the coding sequence ATGGCGAGCAGCCCCTCCAACTCCGGCAGATTGTCCGTCGACGACTGGATTCAGGCGGGTTTCTCCATTTTGGCCGAGGAGGGTCTCGAGGCGCTCAAGATCGACCGGTTGTGCGCCCGACTGGGCGTCACGAAGGGCAGCTTTTATTGGCATTTCAAAGACATGGCCAGTTATCGCGCCGCCGTCGTGCAGGCGTGGGCCGAGCTTCGCGATCGGGATCGCAGCGATTTCGGCGCGCTGGCTGATCTGGCCCCCCGCGAGCGGTTGAGCAGGATGATGGCCTCGCTGACCGGCGTGCGGCAGTGGAACCTCGAACGGGCCATGCGCGAATGGGCGCGGACCGACCGGGCGGCCGCCGACAGCGTCCATGCCGCTGACCAGCGGGTGCTGACGGCGGTGCGGCAAGCCTTCGTCGACGCCGGCTTCTCCGCCGCGGATGCCGACCTGCGGGCCAACGCGACGTTCGCGGCCGGGATCGGGTTTCTGCACATCTTCGCCGCCCCGCCCGACGAGCGGCTCACCGATCAACGGCAGCGCTTTCTGAACCTGATGCTCACGCAATGA
- a CDS encoding esterase family protein, which translates to MRLLDRIAGRWARRLGVAAMAAALLPGLVGVVGGSATAGAFSRPGLPVEYLMVPSPSMGRDIKVQFQSGGPNSPALYLLDGLRAQDDFNGWDINTQAFEWYLDSGISVVMPVGGQSSFYSNWYKPACGNNGCLTYNWETFLTQELPGWLQANREVKPTGTAAVGLSMAGSSALVLAAHHPDQFTYAGSMSGFLNPSEGWWPFLINISMGDAGGYSSDDMWGPAETDPAWQYNDPMVQIPRLVANNTRIWVYCGNGQPNELGGGDLPATFLEGLTIRTNETFRDNYIAAGGNNGVFNFPNSGTHNWAYWGAELQAMKPDLQAHLL; encoded by the coding sequence ATGAGACTTCTTGACAGGATTGCTGGGCGCTGGGCGCGCCGGCTCGGTGTGGCGGCCATGGCCGCGGCCCTGCTGCCCGGCTTGGTCGGCGTGGTCGGCGGTTCGGCCACCGCCGGGGCGTTCTCCCGGCCGGGACTGCCGGTGGAGTACCTGATGGTGCCGTCGCCCTCGATGGGGCGCGACATCAAGGTGCAGTTCCAGAGCGGCGGCCCGAACTCGCCCGCGCTCTACCTGCTCGACGGCCTCCGCGCGCAGGACGACTTCAACGGTTGGGACATCAACACCCAGGCGTTCGAGTGGTACCTCGACTCCGGAATCTCGGTCGTGATGCCGGTGGGCGGGCAGTCCAGCTTCTACTCGAACTGGTACAAGCCGGCCTGCGGCAACAACGGCTGCCTGACCTACAACTGGGAGACGTTCCTGACCCAGGAGCTGCCGGGCTGGCTGCAGGCCAACCGGGAGGTCAAGCCCACCGGTACCGCCGCCGTCGGTCTGTCGATGGCAGGCAGCTCCGCTCTCGTGCTGGCCGCTCATCACCCGGACCAGTTCACCTACGCCGGCTCGATGTCCGGCTTCCTGAACCCGTCCGAGGGCTGGTGGCCCTTCCTGATCAACATCTCGATGGGTGACGCCGGCGGCTACAGCTCCGACGACATGTGGGGCCCGGCCGAGACAGACCCGGCCTGGCAGTACAACGACCCGATGGTGCAGATCCCGCGGCTGGTCGCCAACAACACCCGCATCTGGGTGTACTGCGGCAACGGCCAGCCCAACGAGCTCGGCGGCGGCGACCTGCCCGCCACGTTCCTCGAGGGACTGACGATCCGCACGAATGAGACCTTCCGCGACAACTACATCGCGGCGGGCGGCAACAACGGCGTGTTCAACTTCCCGAACAGTGGCACCCACAACTGGGCGTACTGGGGAGCGGAGCTGCAGGCCATGAAGCCGGACCTGCAGGCTCATCTGCTCTGA
- a CDS encoding MDR family oxidoreductase gives MAEFNAMVAHEDAEGGIVLRAEVLDESFLPDGDVEIAVEYSSVNYKDALAVTPKGGVARSYPLIPGIDLAGTVSASSSPDFAVGDRIVAHGYDIGTARHGGYAEKARLPADHVVRLDALSTADAAAIGTAGFTAAMSVNALRTGGVSPADGPVLVTGATGGVGSVSVDLLAGLGYEVVASTGKTDAHDWLMELGATEVIGRLPEEGEKVRPLGKSRWAGVVDSVGGDTLAYALSTLNYGGVAAISGLARSADLPTTVMPFILRGVTLAGIDSVQLPMAARRQVWGQLEGELKPRHLDRLTTDISIRDLPDVLSTFIGGSVTGRTRVIVKGELG, from the coding sequence ATGGCGGAATTCAACGCGATGGTGGCTCATGAGGATGCCGAGGGCGGCATCGTGCTGCGCGCGGAGGTGCTCGACGAATCCTTCCTGCCCGACGGTGACGTCGAGATCGCGGTGGAGTACTCGTCGGTCAACTACAAGGACGCCCTGGCCGTCACGCCCAAGGGCGGCGTGGCGCGGTCGTATCCGCTGATCCCGGGCATCGACCTCGCGGGAACGGTGAGCGCGAGTTCCTCGCCGGACTTCGCGGTGGGGGACCGGATCGTCGCTCACGGCTACGACATCGGCACCGCCCGGCACGGCGGCTACGCCGAGAAGGCCCGGCTGCCCGCCGATCACGTGGTGCGCCTCGATGCGCTGAGCACCGCGGACGCCGCGGCTATCGGTACCGCCGGATTCACTGCTGCGATGAGCGTCAACGCGCTGCGCACCGGGGGTGTCTCACCGGCCGACGGTCCCGTGCTGGTCACCGGCGCCACCGGCGGGGTGGGCAGCGTCAGCGTGGACCTGTTGGCCGGGCTCGGCTACGAGGTGGTGGCCTCGACCGGCAAGACCGACGCCCATGACTGGCTGATGGAACTGGGTGCCACTGAGGTGATCGGGAGGCTGCCCGAGGAGGGGGAGAAGGTCCGCCCGCTGGGCAAGTCCCGCTGGGCCGGGGTGGTGGACAGCGTCGGCGGTGACACCCTGGCTTACGCGCTGAGCACGCTCAATTACGGCGGCGTAGCGGCGATCTCGGGCCTGGCGCGCTCGGCCGACCTGCCGACGACGGTCATGCCGTTCATCCTGCGTGGAGTGACGCTCGCCGGCATCGACTCGGTGCAGCTGCCGATGGCCGCGCGCAGGCAGGTGTGGGGCCAGCTCGAGGGTGAGCTCAAGCCGCGCCATCTCGACCGGCTCACCACGGACATCTCAATCCGTGATCTTCCCGATGTGCTCTCGACCTTCATCGGGGGCAGCGTCACCGGCCGCACCCGCGTCATCGTCAAGGGCGAATTGGGCTAG
- a CDS encoding acyl-CoA dehydrogenase family protein, with amino-acid sequence MAINLEMPKKLQAVIEKGHQGAAEMLRPISRKYDLKEHAYPVELDTLADLFEGISEAKTISFAGTDAFRDADGPKGNINGANMSALLNALEVSWGDVALLLSVPRQGLGNAAISSVATPEQLEKLGKDVWAAMAITEPGFGSDSAAVSTTAVLDGDDYVINGEKIYVTAGSRASHIVVWATLDKTKGRAAIKSFIVPRDYPGVTVERLENKLGIKASDTAAIRFDNVRIPKDNLLGSPDINVEKGFAGVMETFDNTRPIVAAMAVGVARAALEELRKILTDAGIEISYDKPAHAQSAPAAEFLRMEADWEAGYLLTVRSAWQADNKIPNSKEASMGKAKAARVGSDITLKAVEMAGTTGYSEQALLEKWARDSKILDIFEGTQQIQQLVVARRLLNLTSAQLK; translated from the coding sequence ATGGCCATCAATCTGGAGATGCCGAAAAAACTGCAGGCGGTCATCGAAAAGGGCCACCAGGGCGCGGCGGAGATGCTGCGGCCGATCTCGCGCAAGTACGACCTCAAAGAACACGCCTACCCCGTCGAGCTCGACACGCTGGCGGACCTGTTCGAAGGCATCTCCGAGGCCAAGACCATCTCGTTCGCCGGCACCGATGCGTTCCGCGACGCAGACGGGCCGAAGGGGAACATCAACGGCGCCAACATGTCCGCGTTGCTCAATGCGCTCGAAGTGAGTTGGGGGGACGTGGCGTTGCTGCTGTCGGTGCCGCGCCAGGGCCTGGGCAACGCGGCGATCTCCTCGGTGGCCACCCCCGAACAGCTGGAGAAGCTCGGCAAGGACGTGTGGGCGGCGATGGCGATCACCGAGCCGGGCTTCGGCTCGGACTCGGCCGCGGTGAGCACCACCGCTGTCCTCGACGGCGATGACTACGTCATCAACGGCGAGAAGATCTACGTCACCGCAGGTTCTCGGGCCAGCCACATCGTGGTGTGGGCGACGCTGGACAAGACCAAGGGCCGGGCCGCGATCAAGTCGTTCATCGTGCCCCGCGACTACCCCGGCGTCACCGTCGAGCGACTCGAGAACAAGCTCGGTATCAAGGCTTCCGACACCGCGGCCATCCGATTCGACAACGTGCGCATCCCGAAGGACAACCTGCTGGGCAGCCCCGACATCAATGTCGAGAAGGGCTTCGCCGGCGTCATGGAGACCTTCGACAACACCCGCCCGATCGTCGCCGCGATGGCCGTCGGTGTGGCGCGTGCCGCGCTGGAGGAGCTCCGCAAGATCCTCACCGACGCCGGCATCGAAATCTCCTACGACAAACCGGCCCATGCCCAGAGCGCACCGGCGGCGGAATTCCTGCGGATGGAGGCCGACTGGGAGGCCGGCTACCTGTTGACGGTGCGTTCGGCGTGGCAGGCCGACAACAAGATCCCCAACTCGAAGGAAGCCTCCATGGGCAAGGCCAAGGCCGCGCGCGTGGGCAGTGACATCACCCTCAAGGCGGTCGAGATGGCCGGCACCACAGGCTATTCCGAGCAGGCGCTACTCGAGAAATGGGCCCGCGATTCGAAGATCCTCGACATCTTCGAAGGCACCCAGCAGATTCAGCAGCTGGTGGTCGCGCGCCGGCTGCTCAACCTGACCTCGGCGCAACTGAAGTAG
- a CDS encoding acyl-CoA dehydrogenase family protein, with translation MTNTLPSKRTGPESAVGLQKHKRSATDIGLALITPLLGQEFLDKYNLRDPLNRGLRYGVRTAFSAAGASTRQFKRVQGLAKPPTRLGAPRPASGSDYFDLTPDDDQKMIVETVNEFAEEILRPAAHDADEAAAYPPDLIAKAAELGITAINVPEDFEGIAEHRSTVTNALVAEALAYGDMGLALPILAPGGVASALTHWGSADQQATYLQEFAGENVPQACVAIAEPHPLFDPTSLKTTAVRTPSGYRLDGEKSLVPAAADAEIFIVAAQLNGKPTLFIVEADTDGLTVQADPSMGIRAAALGRVKLDKVVVPLSARLGEDDASADDSARIYSEAIALSRLGWAALAVGTSHAVLDYVVPYVKEREAFGEPIAHRQSVAFMCANIAIELDGLRLITWRGAARAEQGLSFAREAALAKKLGTDKGMQIGLDGVQLLGGHGYTKEHPVERWYRDLRAIGVAEGVLVL, from the coding sequence ATGACGAACACCCTCCCGTCCAAACGGACCGGCCCCGAGAGCGCCGTGGGCCTGCAGAAGCACAAGCGCTCCGCCACCGACATCGGATTGGCCCTGATCACTCCGCTGCTGGGGCAGGAGTTCCTGGACAAGTACAACCTGCGCGATCCACTCAACCGCGGCCTTCGGTACGGAGTGCGAACCGCGTTCTCCGCAGCCGGCGCGTCGACGCGGCAGTTCAAACGTGTTCAGGGCCTCGCGAAGCCGCCGACCCGGCTCGGCGCACCGCGGCCCGCGAGCGGTTCCGACTATTTCGACCTGACACCCGACGACGACCAGAAGATGATCGTCGAGACGGTCAACGAGTTCGCCGAGGAGATCCTGCGGCCCGCCGCACACGACGCCGACGAGGCGGCCGCGTACCCGCCCGACCTCATCGCGAAAGCCGCCGAACTCGGCATCACGGCCATCAACGTCCCCGAGGACTTCGAGGGAATCGCCGAACACCGCAGCACGGTCACCAATGCCCTCGTCGCCGAAGCCCTCGCCTACGGCGACATGGGTCTGGCACTGCCGATCCTGGCGCCCGGCGGCGTGGCATCCGCGCTGACGCACTGGGGCAGCGCCGACCAGCAGGCCACCTATCTGCAGGAGTTCGCCGGCGAGAACGTCCCGCAGGCCTGTGTGGCGATCGCCGAGCCCCATCCCCTCTTCGACCCGACCTCGCTGAAGACCACCGCGGTGCGCACCCCCAGCGGTTACCGCCTCGACGGGGAGAAGTCGCTGGTCCCCGCGGCCGCCGACGCCGAGATCTTCATCGTCGCCGCACAACTCAACGGCAAGCCGACGCTGTTCATCGTCGAGGCCGACACCGACGGACTCACCGTGCAGGCCGATCCGAGCATGGGCATCCGGGCGGCCGCGCTCGGACGCGTGAAGCTCGACAAGGTCGTGGTTCCGCTGAGCGCACGCCTCGGCGAGGACGACGCCAGTGCCGACGACTCCGCGCGGATCTATTCGGAGGCGATCGCGCTCTCCCGGCTCGGCTGGGCGGCGTTGGCCGTCGGCACCTCGCACGCCGTGCTCGACTACGTCGTCCCCTACGTCAAGGAGCGCGAAGCCTTCGGCGAGCCGATCGCGCACCGCCAGTCGGTCGCATTCATGTGCGCCAACATCGCGATCGAACTCGACGGGCTGCGCCTCATCACTTGGCGCGGCGCCGCCCGCGCCGAACAGGGTCTGTCTTTCGCCCGCGAGGCGGCACTGGCCAAGAAACTCGGCACCGACAAGGGCATGCAGATCGGCCTCGACGGTGTCCAGCTGCTCGGTGGCCACGGCTACACCAAGGAGCACCCGGTCGAACGCTGGTACCGCGACCTGCGGGCCATCGGCGTCGCCGAAGGCGTCCTCGTTCTGTGA